One Carassius auratus strain Wakin chromosome 3, ASM336829v1, whole genome shotgun sequence genomic region harbors:
- the LOC113051208 gene encoding zinc finger protein 221, whose protein sequence is MMSKSLSFRLQISSIMEMVATTAIEEICKIVDSDFAFLRQELSRVMSENTVLNDELLCLGSERQEESTRTTKEETRAGSKRYRSICVQTEDGAQPSIKGIFGKEWCSSLWDRRNESREDDLAIDVDLYSLSTYKHKEQEPSNLVIIKEECFEVDTYPSFTGKTTQASRGQLPSSAYEPLADSKSFDGHFVSGEFSKISEIQNASYDSSDKLSPENSIDDTVDQLIAPIEDPLEFDGHSILNQFSAEHNGQFPSEAQEDGEAQEIYEDAATTTEQCEKRVKVQKPPNNFSCYNGGKAFLRKNAAKKRLRKHRFSKLESNEKFQCDVCGRSFHSSTNLSVHYLVHTGERPNKCTFCGKGFSQKGNLQVHERIHRGERPFSCATCGRSFTQKVCLRNHERIHRGERPFTCITCGKGFTQKVTLQQHLIVHDRSAKPVRKKPPNRRRKKHGDINYSFM, encoded by the exons ATGATGTCAAAATCTCTATCATTTCGGTTGCAAATAAGCTCCATAATGGAGATGGTGGCTACAACGGCAATAGAAGAAATATGCAAAATTGTAGACAGCGATTTTGCGTTTTTACGACAAGAACTGTCTCGGGTTATGAGTGAAAATACAGTTCTTAACGACGAACTGCTCTGTCTCGGGAGCGAAAGACAAGAAGAAAGCACGCGCACCACAAAGGAAGAAACACGCGCTGGCTCCAAAAGATATCGCTCTATTTGCGTTCAAACCGAAGATG GAGCGCAGCCCTCAATCAAAGGGATATTTGGAAAGGAGTGGTGTTCCAGTTTGTGGGATCGGAGGAACGAGTCCAGAGAAGATGATCTAGCCATCGATGTCGACCTGTACAGTCTGTCAACTTATAAG CACAAAGAACAAGAGCCCTCCAACCTGGTCATAATTAAAGAGGAGTGTTTTGAAGTGGACACTTATCCCAGTTTTACAG GGAAAACAACCCAAGCTTCAAGAGGACAGCTGCCATCTTCTGCATATGAGCCGCTGGCAGACTCAAAAAGTTTCGATGGCCATTTTGTGTCTGGTGAATTTTCAAAGATATCAGAAATCCAAAACGCATCCTACGATTCATCAGACAAACTCTCTCCAGAAAACTCTATTGATGACACCGTCGACCAGTTAATAGCACCAATAGAGGATCCACTGGAATTTGATGGTCACTCTATACTCAACCAGTTTTCAGCAGAGCACAATGGGCAGTTTCCCTCTGAGGCTCAGGAGGATGGAGAAGCACAGGAAATATATGAGGATGCTGCAACCACGACAGAACAGTGTGAAAAGAGAGTAAAGGTACAGAAACCGCCAAACAACTTCAGTTGCTACAATGGCGGGAAGGCGTTTCTCCGGAAAAACGCTGCCAAAAAGCGTCTCAGAAAACATCGATTTTCAAAGTTGGAATCAAACGAAAAGTTTCAGTGCGACGTCTGCGGGAGAAGTTTTCATTCAAGCACCAATCTCTCGGTTCACTATTTGGTCCACACAGGGGAAAGACCCAATAAATGCACTTTTTGTGGAAAAGGCTTCTCCCAGAAAGGAAATTTACAAGTTCATGAACGCATCCACAGAGGAGAAAGACCTTTTAGTTGTGCCACCTGTGGAAGGAGTTTCACCCAGAAAGTTTGTCTACGAAATCACGAACGCATCCACAGAGGAGAACGGCCTTTTACTTGTATAACCTGCGGAAAGGGTTTCACTCAGAAAGTCACCCTCCAACAACACCTCATTGTCCATGACAGATCGGCTAAACCAGTCAGGAAGAAACCTCCTAATCGCCGGAGGAAAAAACATGGCGATATAAATTATAGCTTTATGTAG